A window from Sinanaerobacter sp. ZZT-01 encodes these proteins:
- a CDS encoding GNAT family N-acetyltransferase — translation MHTNKINIRMAQKEDADLIVKYIKDLAAYERELDQVSVTVQAIEQEMFEKQGAEALLAEIDGKPAGFALFHRSFSTFLGKSGITLVDLYVEPHMRGKGCGKQMVAHLAYLAESNKMKRLEWWVHDWNRDAMKHYQNWGAFQVPYIRVCRLCDDALRSLASQSFCEAAEKRERLLETDRLWVTKAREVDIESIIALESHSENRDYLWIGTPEEHRKEIYDPNHELLVFEEKVSKKMVGYALNRLDYISNKWELRRIAISEKRRGYGKEVIKGLLEYAFHELNMNRFWLDVYPDNVGGIKLYEGLGMHCDGVLRQNYKSQRGYIDQIIYSILREEYNGENQLLD, via the coding sequence ATGCATACAAATAAGATAAACATTCGGATGGCTCAGAAAGAGGATGCAGATTTAATCGTTAAATACATAAAAGATCTTGCAGCGTATGAACGTGAGCTGGATCAGGTATCTGTAACGGTACAAGCAATTGAACAGGAGATGTTTGAAAAGCAGGGTGCAGAGGCTTTGCTTGCAGAAATAGACGGCAAACCGGCAGGCTTTGCTTTATTTCATCGAAGCTTCTCTACTTTTCTAGGTAAATCGGGGATTACATTGGTTGATCTTTATGTAGAGCCGCATATGAGAGGAAAAGGGTGCGGAAAACAAATGGTGGCTCATCTGGCCTATTTGGCTGAGAGTAATAAAATGAAGCGCTTGGAATGGTGGGTTCATGATTGGAATCGGGATGCGATGAAGCATTACCAAAATTGGGGTGCATTTCAAGTTCCGTATATTCGAGTTTGTCGACTTTGTGATGATGCATTAAGATCTTTAGCAAGTCAATCATTTTGTGAAGCAGCAGAGAAAAGAGAGCGCTTGCTTGAAACGGATCGTCTTTGGGTTACAAAAGCAAGAGAAGTAGATATTGAAAGCATCATAGCTTTGGAAAGTCACAGTGAAAATAGAGATTATCTTTGGATTGGTACGCCGGAGGAACATAGAAAAGAAATTTATGATCCAAACCATGAGTTGCTGGTTTTTGAAGAAAAAGTAAGCAAAAAAATGGTAGGATATGCTTTAAATCGTTTGGACTATATTTCAAACAAGTGGGAATTAAGGCGTATTGCCATTTCAGAAAAAAGACGAGGCTATGGAAAAGAGGTTATAAAAGGGCTTTTGGAATATGCCTTTCATGAATTAAATATGAATCGTTTTTGGTTGGATGTATATCCGGATAATGTGGGTGGAATAAAGCTGTATGAAGGTCTTGGTATGCATTGTGACGGCGTGTTACGCCAAAATTATAAAAGTCAAAGAGGGTATATAGACCAAATTATTTACTCTATATTGCGGGAAGAGTATAATGGAGAAAATCAGTTATTAGATTAG